Proteins from a single region of Halodesulfovibrio sp. MK-HDV:
- a CDS encoding MoaF N-terminal domain-containing protein, translating to MKQRVFGLLLLLFVLSGCNLFHSKITPSQLVGQTVIVTLESGAFPDSTITMQFLSSKDIVWRLTGNLGNSTGAADYLISKVNPKTILVTWRSDRAHVSYVVTMDFDSERCFLVRVDKGQNLLSEGVVAFE from the coding sequence ATGAAACAGCGAGTGTTTGGTCTTCTGTTGCTCTTGTTTGTCCTGTCAGGGTGTAATCTTTTTCATTCCAAGATTACGCCCAGTCAACTAGTGGGGCAGACAGTAATTGTGACACTGGAGTCGGGGGCATTTCCTGATTCTACTATTACGATGCAGTTTCTTTCTTCCAAAGATATTGTGTGGAGGCTTACAGGAAATTTGGGTAATTCGACTGGTGCAGCGGATTATCTGATTTCCAAGGTAAATCCCAAAACCATTTTAGTGACATGGCGAAGCGATCGAGCACACGTCAGTTATGTTGTCACAATGGATTTTGATTCAGAACGATGTTTTTTGGTGCGGGTTGATAAAGGACAGAATTTATTATCCGAGGGCGTTGTTGCATTCGAGTAG
- a CDS encoding rubrerythrin family protein, which translates to MSKTLENLMAAFAGESQANRKYLAYAKKAEKEGHPQVAKLFRAAADAETIHAHAHFRNAGKLGDTVANLKDAIAGETHEFENMYPAMIKDAEAEGEKVAARYFGFANKAEAIHAGLYTKALENIENPVDVDYYNCSVCGHTHEGETSEKCPICGAAASAYNKVD; encoded by the coding sequence ATGTCCAAGACTCTTGAAAATCTCATGGCTGCTTTTGCTGGCGAATCTCAGGCTAACCGTAAATACCTTGCTTACGCTAAAAAAGCAGAAAAAGAAGGTCATCCTCAGGTTGCAAAACTCTTCCGTGCTGCTGCTGATGCAGAAACCATCCACGCACATGCACACTTTCGTAACGCTGGCAAACTCGGTGACACCGTTGCTAACCTCAAAGATGCAATCGCTGGTGAAACTCACGAGTTTGAAAACATGTACCCTGCAATGATCAAAGACGCTGAAGCAGAAGGCGAAAAAGTAGCAGCACGTTACTTCGGCTTTGCAAACAAAGCTGAAGCAATTCATGCTGGTCTCTACACTAAAGCTCTTGAGAACATTGAGAACCCAGTAGACGTAGATTACTACAACTGTTCCGTTTGTGGTCACACCCACGAAGGTGAAACTTCTGAAAAATGTCCAATTTGTGGTGCAGCAGCTTCTGCGTACAACAAAGTAGACTAA
- a CDS encoding RIO1 family regulatory kinase/ATPase, whose protein sequence is MTCLKKEKNRSVYYDEEKKQYIKIFTPKFELKLKYWLHLRKYPGLNFAHIAKRLQNVGLNTPSITAAEKYKIVTQEIDAPTLEEYLDNTNDQTVESRLVELIASILNSGIIFFDFHYRNFLYKDKEIYVIDLEGYCDSVFVSRGRSGVLYRIEKHLGLQFRQEVEKRWTKTSLPLKLSDMFQKLRGIK, encoded by the coding sequence ATGACCTGTCTCAAAAAAGAAAAAAACCGTTCAGTTTATTACGATGAAGAAAAAAAACAGTATATCAAGATTTTTACTCCTAAATTTGAGTTAAAGCTTAAATACTGGCTGCATCTACGAAAGTATCCAGGACTCAACTTTGCTCATATTGCTAAAAGATTACAGAATGTTGGGTTAAACACACCTTCGATAACTGCTGCTGAAAAATACAAAATCGTAACACAAGAAATTGACGCACCAACGCTTGAAGAATATCTGGACAACACCAATGACCAAACCGTTGAATCAAGACTCGTTGAACTGATAGCGTCAATCCTCAATTCAGGAATTATCTTTTTCGACTTTCATTACAGAAACTTTCTCTACAAAGACAAAGAAATTTACGTCATTGACCTTGAAGGGTATTGCGATTCTGTCTTTGTATCTCGGGGTCGTTCCGGCGTTCTTTACCGGATTGAAAAGCACTTAGGCCTCCAGTTCCGCCAAGAGGTTGAAAAACGCTGGACAAAGACATCTCTACCGCTAAAACTTTCTGATATGTTTCAAAAGTTGCGGGGTATCAAATAG
- a CDS encoding UTP--glucose-1-phosphate uridylyltransferase: MTTSGSRNTPSKATVRSEKFSNTPEQQYDSASTLAAYAEKMREEGIPAKVIDLFTSYLADVSELATGHIPEMHISPITQSHLKHIDALDKYEEAGKTIAHEAVAIKLNGGLGTSMGMQFAKSLLPVKDHMSFLDITVKQAIAWQEQYGGPLPLVLMNSYNTHKDTLSELRHMSGLSQLPLCFVQHKFPKIRQDTLMPAEYPDNREYEWNPPGHGDIYASLYLSGVLETLIRQGRKYALVSNIDNLGATLDMRMLGYMAEEQVPFLMEVTERTENDSKGGHLAKHNNGRLILREVSQCPKCDLEEFQNITRHRLFNTNNIWINLIELKNTLHQSGLPKLPLILNPKTINPHDESSTPVYQIESAMGAAISHFVNAQAIVTTRDRFIPVKRTDDLLKVMSDYYLLDPSGTLKLNEANIAENLQVNLDPRYYSKFDNIYEKFKEGVPSLASCTKLGISGDIIFNPSISLVGDVNIDNQTGNVLLMPEDITLQGTVDIK, encoded by the coding sequence ATGACTACATCCGGTTCTCGCAACACACCTTCAAAAGCTACTGTTCGCAGTGAAAAGTTTTCAAATACACCGGAACAACAATATGATTCCGCATCCACTCTCGCTGCTTACGCCGAAAAAATGCGCGAAGAGGGAATACCAGCTAAAGTCATTGACCTGTTCACAAGCTATTTAGCAGATGTATCTGAACTCGCGACTGGGCATATTCCTGAGATGCACATCTCACCGATAACGCAATCACATCTCAAGCATATTGATGCGCTGGATAAATACGAAGAAGCAGGAAAAACTATTGCTCACGAAGCCGTTGCTATTAAATTGAATGGCGGGCTGGGCACAAGCATGGGAATGCAGTTTGCAAAATCCCTGTTGCCTGTCAAAGATCATATGTCATTTCTGGACATCACAGTTAAGCAGGCTATTGCATGGCAGGAACAGTACGGCGGTCCACTTCCGCTGGTACTCATGAACAGCTACAACACGCATAAAGATACGCTCAGTGAATTACGGCACATGAGCGGGTTATCCCAATTACCGCTCTGTTTTGTTCAACATAAGTTTCCTAAAATACGTCAAGATACATTGATGCCCGCTGAGTATCCAGATAATCGTGAATACGAATGGAACCCTCCGGGACACGGCGATATTTACGCATCTCTCTATCTTTCCGGTGTGCTGGAAACACTTATTCGGCAGGGACGCAAATACGCACTCGTGTCCAACATAGACAACCTTGGCGCCACGTTAGACATGCGCATGTTGGGCTACATGGCTGAAGAACAAGTTCCATTCCTTATGGAAGTGACTGAGCGCACAGAAAACGACAGCAAAGGCGGACATCTCGCAAAACATAATAACGGACGCCTTATCTTACGCGAAGTCAGTCAATGTCCTAAGTGCGATCTGGAAGAATTCCAGAACATCACACGCCATCGTCTTTTCAACACCAACAATATTTGGATTAACCTTATTGAGTTGAAAAACACCCTGCATCAGTCCGGACTTCCAAAGCTTCCACTTATTTTAAATCCAAAAACAATAAACCCGCACGATGAATCCTCTACTCCGGTGTATCAAATCGAAAGTGCTATGGGTGCAGCAATTTCTCATTTTGTAAACGCACAGGCCATCGTGACGACTCGTGACCGGTTTATCCCAGTTAAACGCACTGACGATCTGCTCAAGGTTATGTCTGATTATTACCTGCTCGATCCCTCCGGCACGCTCAAATTAAATGAAGCAAACATCGCGGAAAACCTTCAGGTAAACCTCGATCCTCGATACTACAGCAAGTTCGACAACATCTATGAAAAATTCAAAGAGGGTGTACCATCTCTTGCCTCGTGCACTAAGCTTGGTATCTCCGGCGATATTATCTTTAATCCTTCCATATCGCTCGTAGGCGACGTCAACATAGACAACCAGACAGGCAATGTTCTGCTAATGCCGGAAGACATTACGCTCCAAGGAACAGTAGACATCAAGTAG
- a CDS encoding type IA DNA topoisomerase — MPKTLIIAEKPSVAREIAPHVNATNRKEGYLEGATHIVSWAVGHLVGIAEPEEQHEAWQGRWTISQLPIIPPKFKLAVLKEGQRQYAVLNRLLNDQNVSNIVNATDAGREGELIFRRIYLMAGCDKPVKRLWANDMTEEGLKKSLNKLMPDSKKRNLGLASFARAEADWLIGMNFSRLFTVKANRLISVGRVQTPVLRLLTERSNEIDHFEPKDYWTVEATFCRPDKSSAPKEIDPESGAQQEAPAECFSATHHLPEDEKETRINFESRAQKVVTECKDKAGKVEGVVSRKGTTKPPLPFDLTTLQREANTRFGLSAKDTLGIAQALYEQKKLITYPRTDSRHLTKELFAEILTYFRAIYPLYKEETVPAVNRIKDGKKFPCVNDKKVTDHHAIIPTARKANILQLSGDEQKIYEMICRRFIAAFSQEAVYQSSTIRVLVGEHLFIAKGKVFKDKGWLVVEPWRTAQDNPLPSLRKGTTVDTQTIDTVKRQTKAPAHFTDASLLSAMETAGKFVEDEELRLAMKERGLGTPATRAQVIETLLSRKYIARNGKKLQATTSGQEAIEVISAMLPDIVSPEMTGQWEKKLKDIEGGTATYPEFMHSIRHLVAGSIHNIKDRSVAPILLAMKAKEVGEREPDGKCPLCGGEVTDLDKRYACSNWKRDDGGCLFVIWKNMFGRAIDKTIVDELLTKGRTAEPLNLISKAGKEYSAYLKIELGQVKLEFDNSPRQFAPSQQSQSAQSAQQGQPFQSFQEAAPYDGVDPEDMPPPSPIPGQEDCMPPPANDEVATLPSSPQSPLNEEPADASSQD; from the coding sequence ATGCCAAAGACACTTATTATTGCAGAAAAACCCTCGGTTGCCCGCGAAATTGCCCCGCATGTAAACGCCACCAACCGCAAGGAAGGCTATTTAGAAGGTGCCACACACATTGTCAGTTGGGCAGTGGGACACCTTGTAGGCATTGCTGAACCCGAAGAACAGCATGAAGCATGGCAGGGTCGATGGACCATAAGCCAACTGCCGATAATTCCCCCAAAATTTAAACTTGCCGTCCTTAAAGAAGGTCAACGTCAATATGCAGTTCTCAATCGTTTACTGAACGATCAGAATGTGTCTAACATTGTCAACGCAACGGATGCTGGGCGCGAAGGTGAACTTATCTTCCGCCGCATTTACCTCATGGCAGGCTGCGACAAGCCTGTGAAGCGTCTGTGGGCGAACGACATGACCGAAGAAGGGTTGAAAAAGAGCTTAAACAAGCTCATGCCTGACTCGAAAAAACGAAATCTCGGGCTTGCCTCATTTGCCAGAGCTGAAGCTGACTGGCTGATAGGCATGAACTTTTCCCGCTTATTCACGGTAAAAGCTAACCGTCTCATTTCTGTAGGACGTGTGCAGACTCCTGTACTCAGGCTGCTTACTGAACGCAGTAATGAAATCGACCATTTTGAGCCCAAAGACTACTGGACTGTTGAAGCTACCTTCTGCCGTCCTGATAAGTCGAGTGCGCCCAAAGAAATTGATCCAGAATCCGGCGCACAACAGGAAGCCCCCGCTGAGTGTTTTTCCGCGACCCATCATCTGCCTGAAGATGAAAAGGAAACACGCATAAACTTTGAATCCCGCGCTCAAAAAGTAGTCACGGAATGTAAAGACAAAGCAGGTAAAGTCGAAGGCGTTGTAAGCCGTAAAGGCACCACAAAACCACCGCTCCCGTTTGACCTCACAACACTTCAGCGTGAAGCAAACACCCGTTTCGGGCTTTCTGCAAAGGACACGCTCGGCATTGCGCAGGCGTTGTACGAGCAAAAAAAACTTATTACCTATCCACGTACTGATTCACGCCATTTAACTAAAGAACTGTTTGCAGAAATCCTCACCTATTTCCGCGCAATCTATCCTTTATATAAAGAGGAAACAGTTCCGGCGGTGAATAGAATTAAAGACGGTAAAAAGTTTCCGTGTGTGAACGATAAAAAAGTTACCGATCACCACGCCATCATTCCCACAGCCCGCAAGGCAAATATTCTTCAACTCTCCGGTGATGAGCAAAAAATTTATGAAATGATCTGCCGTCGATTTATTGCAGCATTCAGTCAGGAAGCTGTGTACCAGTCCTCCACCATCCGCGTCCTCGTGGGTGAACATTTGTTCATTGCAAAAGGAAAAGTCTTTAAAGACAAAGGCTGGCTTGTGGTCGAACCTTGGAGAACCGCGCAGGACAACCCTCTGCCGTCCCTCCGTAAAGGTACCACTGTAGATACACAGACGATTGATACCGTAAAACGGCAAACTAAAGCACCCGCACATTTTACTGATGCATCTCTCCTGAGTGCAATGGAAACAGCCGGTAAATTTGTAGAAGATGAAGAGCTTCGTCTTGCAATGAAAGAGCGTGGGCTTGGCACTCCGGCAACTCGCGCACAGGTTATTGAAACCCTGCTTTCACGCAAGTACATTGCAAGAAACGGCAAAAAACTTCAGGCAACAACTTCCGGTCAGGAAGCTATTGAAGTTATCTCTGCCATGCTGCCCGATATCGTTTCCCCTGAAATGACCGGTCAATGGGAAAAGAAACTCAAGGACATTGAAGGCGGCACTGCCACCTATCCAGAGTTCATGCATTCCATCCGTCATCTTGTTGCGGGCAGTATCCATAATATTAAAGATAGAAGCGTTGCGCCGATTCTACTGGCAATGAAGGCCAAGGAAGTCGGAGAACGGGAACCGGACGGAAAATGTCCGCTCTGTGGCGGCGAAGTTACTGATCTGGACAAACGATACGCCTGCTCAAACTGGAAACGTGACGACGGCGGTTGCCTTTTCGTTATTTGGAAAAATATGTTTGGCAGAGCCATCGACAAAACAATCGTTGATGAATTGCTCACCAAAGGGCGCACAGCAGAACCACTAAATCTCATCTCCAAAGCAGGCAAAGAATACTCTGCCTATTTAAAGATAGAGCTTGGTCAGGTTAAATTGGAATTTGACAATTCCCCGCGCCAATTTGCGCCGAGTCAGCAGTCCCAATCGGCTCAATCTGCGCAACAGGGTCAACCGTTTCAATCGTTTCAAGAAGCTGCACCATACGACGGTGTCGACCCCGAAGATATGCCGCCGCCATCGCCAATTCCTGGACAAGAAGATTGCATGCCTCCTCCAGCGAATGATGAAGTAGCAACACTACCATCATCACCACAATCTCCATTAAATGAAGAACCTGCTGACGCATCTTCGCAGGATTAA
- a CDS encoding 4Fe-4S dicluster domain-containing protein, which produces MGHIIAKDIYKELGEKLDGSLVRMPWNDAMKEMVTYLYTPAEAELIVAMPYRPATLERIAGTTGLNETKLRFMLDGLCKKGLVCDIWNGNQYEYMVSPFVVGFFEFTMMRTGPNLPQKKWAELFQGYMFGKKEFLDANFADGQKISVMRALPHEETIIADSHVEVLDYERAAALIDAQSSFAVGLCSCRHEKHHLGEQKCTVPLDTCTTIGEGAEFLIRNNLARRSSKDEMYDILDRSKDMGFTLTADNVKQDVGFICHCCGCCCNLMNGIKKTGYTNILVSSSFVVTCSDEDCIGCGLCAKACPVDAITMQKRTGAVIGENRPKKLAIIDEDRCLGCGVCALKCKPKALVLEKSTKRVIHPEDTFERAILQSLERDTLQNLLFDNPNSKAENFMRAVLGGFLKLPPVKKGLMSDKLRSRFLDALRFMS; this is translated from the coding sequence ATGGGACACATCATTGCAAAAGATATCTACAAAGAACTCGGAGAAAAACTCGACGGCTCTCTAGTACGTATGCCTTGGAATGATGCCATGAAAGAGATGGTTACGTATCTCTACACTCCTGCTGAAGCAGAACTCATTGTAGCAATGCCATACAGACCGGCAACACTGGAACGCATTGCAGGCACGACTGGTCTCAATGAAACCAAACTCCGCTTCATGCTCGACGGCTTGTGTAAAAAGGGACTTGTCTGCGACATATGGAACGGCAATCAGTACGAATACATGGTCAGCCCTTTTGTTGTCGGATTCTTTGAATTTACGATGATGCGTACCGGTCCGAATTTGCCGCAAAAAAAATGGGCAGAACTCTTTCAAGGGTACATGTTCGGGAAAAAAGAATTTTTGGATGCAAACTTTGCTGACGGGCAGAAAATTTCGGTCATGCGCGCTTTGCCGCACGAAGAGACCATCATTGCAGATTCGCATGTTGAAGTTTTGGATTATGAACGCGCGGCCGCACTCATTGATGCTCAGTCGTCTTTTGCTGTTGGGTTATGCTCGTGTCGACATGAAAAACATCATCTAGGCGAACAGAAATGCACTGTTCCATTGGATACTTGTACGACTATCGGCGAAGGAGCAGAATTTCTGATCCGAAACAATCTCGCACGCCGCTCCAGCAAAGACGAAATGTACGATATCCTCGACCGTTCCAAAGACATGGGATTCACTCTCACAGCAGATAATGTGAAGCAAGATGTAGGCTTCATCTGTCACTGCTGCGGTTGCTGTTGTAACCTTATGAACGGAATCAAAAAGACCGGATACACCAATATTCTGGTGTCATCTTCGTTTGTTGTCACATGCAGCGACGAAGACTGTATAGGCTGCGGCCTCTGCGCTAAGGCATGTCCGGTTGATGCCATTACCATGCAGAAACGCACCGGAGCTGTCATCGGCGAGAATCGCCCTAAAAAGCTAGCAATCATCGACGAAGATCGCTGTCTTGGTTGTGGCGTCTGCGCATTAAAATGCAAGCCCAAAGCCTTAGTACTGGAAAAGTCCACAAAGCGTGTCATTCATCCCGAAGACACCTTCGAGCGCGCGATTCTTCAGTCACTGGAACGAGACACTCTGCAAAACCTACTGTTCGACAACCCTAATAGTAAGGCAGAGAACTTCATGCGCGCCGTTCTTGGTGGTTTTCTCAAACTACCTCCTGTTAAAAAAGGCCTCATGAGCGACAAGCTGCGATCCCGATTTTTAGATGCCTTACGCTTTATGTCTTAA
- a CDS encoding rubrerythrin family protein, with amino-acid sequence MSKTAENLMAAFAGESQANRKYLAYAAKAEKEGHPQVAKLFRAAADAETIHAHAHLRNAGQIGTTLENLKDAIAGETHEFKNMYPEMIKDAEAEGQKAALRFFQYANKAEEVHATLYQKMMDTVDNPVETDYYNCSVCGYTHEGPFEGDKCPICNASPSAFYKVD; translated from the coding sequence ATGAGTAAAACTGCTGAAAATTTGATGGCTGCATTTGCAGGTGAATCACAAGCAAACCGTAAATACCTTGCCTACGCTGCTAAAGCAGAAAAGGAAGGCCATCCACAGGTTGCAAAACTTTTCCGTGCGGCAGCAGATGCTGAAACCATCCACGCACATGCACACCTTCGCAATGCAGGACAGATAGGTACCACTCTTGAAAACCTCAAGGATGCCATCGCAGGCGAAACTCATGAATTTAAAAATATGTATCCCGAAATGATCAAGGACGCTGAAGCTGAAGGGCAAAAAGCAGCACTTCGCTTCTTCCAATATGCCAACAAGGCAGAAGAGGTGCATGCAACCTTGTATCAAAAAATGATGGATACCGTAGATAATCCGGTAGAAACCGACTATTACAACTGTTCTGTTTGCGGCTACACACACGAAGGGCCGTTTGAAGGTGATAAGTGCCCTATCTGTAACGCATCCCCTTCAGCGTTTTACAAAGTAGACTAG
- a CDS encoding UbiD family decarboxylase has product MRYRNTQQLIADLEQSGQLIRIHDEVDPHLQVAEIQRRAFRAKAPAIMFTNVKGTKFPMVCNIFGTMERTRWIFRDTLGALEGIFKLKVDPFDFFKHPWKYAGVPRAGYSTIPKKVKTGPVLDNTTTVSQLPQLHSWPMDGGGYVTLPQVYTESPDKPGFMNSNIGMYRVQLTGAPFEKDKEIGLHYQIHRGIGYHHAEAIRRNEPLKVNVFVGGPPAMTMAAIMPLPEGIAELIFAGALGGFRMPMINREGQLPILAEADFCISGTIHPNEQKPEGPFGDHLGYYSLAHDFPLMHVDNVYHRNDAVWPFTTVGRPPQEDTVFGEFIHDLTAELVPTVFNGVHEVHAVDQAGVHPLLLAIGSERYVPYAEERQPQELITCGLSLLGTTQTSLSKYVILAAKEDNPGLTTHNYKEFFTHILERTDFARDFHFITRTTIDTLDYTGISLNQGSKIIWTACGPVKRTLGSSIPSHFTLPEGFSDTKMFMSGVIVVKGPKHTAARDEHDDAMFRLAEHLKSIGKLESLPLVVVADDADFTAANWDNFLWVTFTRSDPATDMYGAGSFTHCKHWGCSGPVVIDARLKSFHAPALEEDPDITKSVDKMAAKGGSLHNII; this is encoded by the coding sequence TTGCGATACAGAAATACACAGCAGCTTATTGCTGATCTGGAACAAAGTGGGCAGCTCATCCGCATCCATGACGAAGTTGACCCGCATTTGCAAGTGGCTGAAATCCAGCGCCGAGCTTTTCGAGCAAAAGCACCTGCAATCATGTTCACCAACGTAAAAGGTACCAAATTTCCCATGGTCTGCAACATCTTCGGCACCATGGAACGCACCCGTTGGATCTTCCGCGACACGTTGGGTGCACTGGAAGGCATTTTCAAGCTGAAGGTTGATCCGTTCGATTTCTTCAAGCACCCGTGGAAGTATGCTGGTGTTCCACGCGCTGGGTACTCCACAATACCTAAAAAAGTGAAAACTGGACCTGTACTGGACAACACCACCACTGTGAGCCAACTCCCGCAGTTGCATTCATGGCCTATGGACGGTGGCGGCTACGTCACTCTGCCGCAGGTATATACAGAAAGTCCGGACAAACCAGGTTTCATGAATTCAAACATTGGCATGTACCGTGTCCAGCTTACAGGTGCTCCGTTTGAAAAAGATAAAGAAATTGGCTTGCACTACCAGATTCATCGCGGAATTGGCTACCACCATGCCGAAGCAATCCGTCGTAATGAGCCACTCAAAGTAAATGTATTTGTAGGTGGCCCTCCTGCCATGACAATGGCAGCTATTATGCCGCTCCCAGAAGGCATTGCAGAACTGATCTTTGCCGGTGCCCTCGGTGGATTCCGTATGCCTATGATCAACCGCGAAGGTCAGCTCCCTATCCTTGCTGAAGCAGATTTCTGCATCAGCGGCACAATCCACCCTAACGAACAGAAGCCTGAAGGACCATTCGGCGATCACTTGGGCTACTACAGCCTTGCGCACGACTTCCCGCTCATGCATGTAGACAATGTCTACCATCGCAACGATGCTGTCTGGCCGTTCACCACTGTTGGACGCCCTCCACAGGAAGATACAGTATTCGGTGAATTTATTCATGACCTCACCGCAGAGCTTGTGCCTACAGTTTTCAACGGTGTGCACGAGGTACACGCAGTTGATCAAGCCGGTGTACATCCGCTCCTTCTTGCCATTGGTAGTGAACGATATGTCCCGTACGCAGAAGAACGTCAACCGCAGGAACTCATCACCTGTGGTCTGTCACTGCTCGGCACAACACAGACTTCGCTTTCAAAATACGTAATCCTTGCAGCAAAAGAAGATAACCCAGGGCTTACCACCCATAACTACAAAGAATTTTTCACACATATACTTGAGCGTACCGATTTTGCGCGTGACTTCCATTTCATAACACGCACGACAATCGACACACTCGATTACACAGGAATCAGCCTTAACCAAGGTTCCAAAATTATTTGGACAGCTTGCGGTCCGGTAAAACGCACCCTTGGTTCAAGTATTCCATCTCACTTCACTCTGCCGGAAGGTTTCAGTGATACGAAAATGTTCATGTCCGGTGTGATTGTTGTCAAAGGGCCTAAACATACCGCTGCACGTGACGAGCACGACGACGCAATGTTCCGCCTTGCAGAACATCTGAAAAGCATCGGCAAGCTCGAGTCACTCCCGCTTGTCGTTGTTGCAGATGATGCAGACTTTACCGCTGCCAACTGGGACAACTTCCTCTGGGTAACATTCACCCGTTCAGATCCTGCCACAGACATGTACGGCGCTGGATCATTCACCCACTGCAAACACTGGGGTTGTTCAGGACCTGTTGTTATTGACGCCAGACTTAAATCCTTCCACGCTCCGGCACTGGAAGAAGATCCGGATATAACGAAATCCGTCGATAAAATGGCAGCCAAAGGTGGCAGCCTGCATAATATCATTTAG
- a CDS encoding YciI family protein produces the protein MFIVSLTYTCEMVQVDAHLAAHVAYLKEQYALGNFVASGRKVPRTGGIILARCESREALDAVLELDPFHKEKLATYEIQEFIPTMVGEGLEAMREDA, from the coding sequence ATGTTCATCGTATCTCTCACGTACACATGTGAAATGGTTCAAGTTGATGCACACTTAGCAGCACACGTTGCCTATCTGAAGGAACAGTATGCATTGGGAAACTTTGTTGCATCAGGCAGAAAAGTTCCCCGTACAGGCGGCATAATTCTGGCTCGCTGCGAATCCCGCGAAGCACTTGACGCAGTGCTCGAGCTTGACCCGTTCCACAAAGAAAAACTTGCAACTTACGAAATTCAGGAATTTATTCCGACAATGGTAGGCGAAGGTCTTGAGGCGATGCGAGAAGACGCGTAA